The Rosa chinensis cultivar Old Blush chromosome 7, RchiOBHm-V2, whole genome shotgun sequence DNA segment ggacAACATACTTGCATTACTACCCTCCGCGTAGTTGCATTACTCCAGTCACTGCAATCTTCAAGACACAATATAATGAGCTCTTTATGCTGCATTTTAGCTCGTACGAGTGCTTCCACCGCACGAGCTTGAACCTGAAAACAACCATCAATCAACCACCATTGCACTTCCAATTCAGCCAGGACATGCTCCTACACCCTAAATTACTACTCATTCATATCGAAGTTGGTCGTAAATGTCATCACTCATATCAAGTTTGAATCACACAATTTCGCATAAAATTCATCATACATTGAACTTGAATAACCGTAATCGAGTTCGAATTGACCTGCAATGCTCGATTTTTGGGGCCGGGAGCAGGAGCAATGAGGCCAGGAGTGTCGATAATGGTGAGGTTGGGGCAGTACTTGTACTCCACTCTAATAATGATCTCCTTGGCCGAGAAGAGACAAGGCTCCTTCTCGAGCCTCATGTTCTCGGCCTCAATGTAAGCCTGGATGTCCTGGAGGGACTTGGGGTGGGCCTGGGCCGGGTCGGAGTCGGAGACGAGGCGGCAGAGAGGGGAGTGGGAGTCCGGGTCGTACTTCATGTGGAGAGTGATGGGGCGGCGGGTCTTGGTGCCGCCGCCGACGTGGTTGAACTGGAAGCCCATGAGGGCTTCGACCAATGCGCTCTTGCCATCTGTCTGGTGGCCGACGACGAGGACGGCGGGAGCGTCGAAGGGAGTGTCGAAGGCTTGGGCGAGGCCGTGGAGCTCGTTGTAGGCCTCGTACAGACGGCACTGCTCCTCCCATTCGCTTCGTTCGTCCCTATCCATTTCTCACTCTACTCTCTCTGTGAAGAAATGAGGAGCGTGGGGAGGTTCAAATTGTCTCTGTTACCTTTCACACGGGGTTCGTCATTTTCTTTGTCCTGCGTGAGGGAGCCATTTATGGCCGTTAATTTTTCAAACCGGGTAAGTCTAATTTTTTATAACGGTGGAAATTGAGGTTTGATGAACCCGTACCCGCTTCGTAATAAGGGTAATTCCCTCCAAAAATTCGCACGCTCGAGCAAAATTTCGATTGACATTTTAAATCGTGGAACATGTCAACTAAGATTCGTAAACTCTGCCGGTTGTTAAAATAAGGAACATTAAAATGAGCACATTTTAATTAATGGTTGTGAGGCTCGCTTTTCGATTAAATTTCagtaaatcaaccgttagatattTACATGATTACGAGTAGGTTATTtatacaaattttcaaccaaattaaaaatctttaagacattcataatcacaatttatcatttatgaacatGAAAGGTTTAGCTTTGACATATTTGATTCGTCCGTTGATCTATTATAGCTAGTATGTACCTTAACAATTAGCAATTTGAAAGAAAACTTTCATAAGTGATCTACTtatgaatatctaaacatctaacggttgatctACTGAAATGTaattgaaaagtgggtctcacaaCCGTTGATTAGAAACTCTTCATTAGGGTATCTCCCTAAAAACAAATGCGCTATTTGTATTTCTCATAATCTAGGTGATAGAAAGAGTAATagtaaagtgaagaaatatctcaataaaaaaaatatatatatgctagcTACCTTTCCCTTTCAACCTTCCCCACTCAACAAATGACATGTGGATTCTCCTACCACTTTAAActcaatatttattacattgaatAACTAATTCTATTTTTTCCATGTCTGCCCTTCTAATAAAtgtctcacatttttttttctttctatattttactttgactttgtaggatgtttaatttattttgcatttcttttttcttaaataattttgcattttttaattgttattttgacaatatgggttgtggtttttttctttttagcttGCATTATTATTATCCAGTAAAACATCACTTCCAATACTCTTAATCGCCATCTAACTTTGCTAGCGAAACTTTCATCACCTATTTGAGTCCAAGTATCATGACTATCATCCCCTTATCTAAAATATGCAAGATTGGTTACAGAAAGAAACTCACTATTGTATGGTACTAATACTTCATAATCATTACAACACAAACATGGGTCAGCCAACAATTCAACCGAATAAATAGAAGCTCTTCCATATGTGGTTTCTATGAGTGGTGGAAGAGTAATGGTATGCCTGGTGAAAGGGTTCAGTTAGCTCaatttcttaaaaaaataaaataaaataaaataaaacaatttttAAAATCTTTGTTCAATTTCATTTCCCCCGCCAAATAAATGAAATTGAATGAAGATTAAAAAATGGGAATGGATTTCAGAGTGGATgctagagaaaaagaaagagatcaaAAAAAAGATTTGATTGAACGAAGATTTAAAAATGGGAATGCAAATAAAAAGAGATAAAGAAAGATTTGAGAGAAAGGGAAGATAGGTATGGGGAAGTTTGACCTAGATgaacccagaaagaaaaaaatcacaACCCAGATTgtcaaaataacaattaaaaaatgcaaaattaattaagaaaaaagaaatacaaaataactTAAATATACTACAAAGTCAaagtaaaatatagaaaaaaaaaatgtgagacaTTTATTAGAAGGGCAGACATGGAAAAAATAGAATTAGTTattcaatgtaataaatattgagTTTAAAGTGGTAGTCCACATGTCATTTGTTGAGTAGAGAAGGTTGAAAGGAAAATGTGGAAGGGGATGGTAGCTAGCATGCCTCATAAAAAATTAGGCTAAACCTGTTGAAGTAGATTGACATTGAAATTATTGATTCGTCATTTTGAATGAATAATGCCTAGTATACCATATTTTGATATGTTTTGACATCCTAGTTAGATCTTACCTTTTTTGGCAGCCCATGTGATATAGAAACCACCTTATCAAAATGTTTTACTAAATTATGGACTCCCATTCTCAAATGTGACTCGTGTGGAGTTGCAAATAAAAGGAGATCCAATTATTGATAGAAAACTGCGATTTCACTTAATATTATTTGTTGTGAATATTAAAGATCAACTGGCTCGAAAAAAGTGGTGGCTAGTCACACTCCCAGAAGCGAAATTGTTATACGTAGGGATTCTTCAAGTGATCTACTAGCTATGTTTGTCGAATGAAATTCTGAGATCATTTGgaggagaaaaacaaaagaagcatGGTACATACTTCGTTAGTAATAACATTAGTGAGAAAAGCAcagattattttattttattttatttctttttgtttggtttCCACCATAAAACAAGTCCCAATCACAATCTGAAAGGATTCACTCTTGCAGCCACATACAATACATCAAACAGGGGAAACtatcaaatccatagaaattGCAACAAGAGATCCATGTCCGTAATTCATTATCCTTTATCAACTTTAAGTACCGAAATAGGTCATGCTATCCAGATATTATGCACCATAGTTGGTGATCAAGTACTATGGTAACCAATCATCAAGGAGGCCCTCTACAAGTATAGTTGGCAACAATCTTGCTCAATCTAATCCCAGTCTACGCGCTAGAATATAAGCAGTAAGTAGGAACAATGAGGTGCAAAAGGGATCTAATCCGAAAACAAACAGGACGAATGTACAATATACCTTTTTGTGTGAAGTGGAAGCTTTCAGCAAACAGGTTACTACTCTGGGCAAATTTCAGCAAACACTGACAATCTCCTTCTTGTAGTAGGACCATACAGAGAAGCAGTGATGTACTCATCTACATCTGCCTTTGATGGAGGTTTTTCAGTTGAAGAAGGCAAGACAACCTCAATGCCATCATCTTGGGGTGACCAGTCTCTGCAGCAGATAACAGTAATGGGGGTCTTGCTGGTCCTATTCAGTTTTGGAGACaaggctgctgctgctgctgctgctgcttcagTAACAGCTGATGCCATGATCTGATAGACAAGGCGGGACTTTGAGCTGGGTGTGCATGATCCTGATCTAGGTGTAGACTTGCACAACTGTGCCCAGAGaaacaaaaatagaagaaaaaaatggcaATTTCAGTAGTTGATTATGTCAAATTTGGCAGCTAACTACCGTTGTCTGATTGCTAACCTCAGATTTGTTCTTGCCAGGAAAACGAGTTGGACgcaaattttcttttccaagtACAAACTGCAAAAAAAATAGGCAATGGTCAAGACAAATGCAAGAAAATCAAACTTTGGTCAAGTCCTCACCATACAAATCATCTCAAGACACCAGTGAGATTTGGCAAAATATAAAGGATGCATAACCAATGTATTAAAACAAACACTCAGAAAATCATCCAAGGCACCATACCACCAACCTAGTTCTCACAGAAATGCGGGATCGAAATATTCAGCGGTAAAAAAGGCTCTGGAGATTTAGAGAGAGCATTATGTTTTGTAAAGAACCTTAACTACATAAATTGTTTTACAACTGCACTGACTACTTAAATACAATCATACTAAATCATTAACTAACAATTACAATCTAACCTTCTGATGACTAATTAAAGTCAGTAGTCCAACTAGGATGATGCTCATGGACAGATGGAACATAAGCTGTTGTTGACTTTCAGTGAAAATAGGTAAACTGTCCTTAACTTCCTTATCAGTTCTATCATCACTCAAGATACAACTTTTAAATTGAGCACCAACCAACAGCTCAGGGACAGATGGCACATAAGTAGAAATTACTTCTGCAGTAACAGCTTTCACAATTTTAAAAGGCCAATTTGATCAATCCCAAGATCATATGATGATAAATGTAGAGAACCATTTTCTAGATCAAACAACCTAATTCTACATAACAAATTATAGTTTTACAGTTTTCCTGCAACACTGATATAACATGTAAATCACCCCAACTTGATAATTAGCTATGACAATTTTGATTGACAGTGACAGGAAGACTTCCAGTACTGCCACATCTTAATGTGATacataacaaaaaaaagggaactAAATCTTTGTTCATATTTTTATAACTCAGAAAGAAAACAGCACTTCCAAATTAGAGTTTAAATGGACCCCAGGATAATCAGTGTGCAACAAGAAACTAGCTGTACTTGATGCGGACAAGTCTCTTACTTCAACCTTTGTATTTTTCCACACTAATCTCAAACCTTACCATACCACCTACTTCTCACTAATGAATCTTTCTCATACATTTCACAAGTCAAAACAATCTTTTGGTGGACCATCATTTAACTAACCACAGAATTGTTAGAAATCCCAAAGAATAGTTAGAACAACAAGCTTTACAGTTTTCACGGCATATCTTAAGTAAAAGCTTAAGAAGCAGAGCAAAGAAACTACCAAAATAATTTGAAAGTAGAGGTCCAACAGAAACACTGCTTACCTATTAACTACCCCTCTTCTTCACTTGTAGACAAACAAGTGGTAAAAATTACATTGTTTCTCATAGATTATTCATTTGTAAGGTCAGAACAAGCTCTTAATGGACCATCCTTTTGACAAACCATACCATCATCTGAAATCTCAAGGAATTGAAATGTTGCAATCTTGTTTACTTGAATGTTGTGGCATTTAGAGGCagcaagtaacaacatatttttttggGTGAGGTTTTACTGACCATTGCATCTATTTGTACTTACCCTCTTCCTAACATGTTACTGAATGAGTGGCAAAAAACTAAGACTGTTTCTCATACATATTTCACAAGTCAGAAGAAGCTATTAATGGGATATCATCTAAAGTATTAAACTGACAACAGCAGCATCTGAAATCTCAAGGACTTGTTAACTTGCAAATAGTATTTAGTCGAATATGCTATTTAAGGCAGTAAGTAACAACATTTTCTGCTTTTGGACTACTGATCGACTAATCGAGCTAATGATCCAGTTTGGTAAATTCTAAAGTTCTACGAGCAGTTACAAGCTTAAGTAGCAGAgtaaatcaaagaacagcagcAAAATCTATTCACGCAACAACAGACATACAATGATGGCTGAATTTGAGCTCAAGATGCTTAACCGAATTTGGTTTAAGTGCAAGAACCCTAAACTAAAATGTATCCAGATTGCATCTTGCAATCAGAAAATTCTAGCACCTAGTGTACCTAAACCATATGTTAGATTCCATCCAAAACAAAAGAACTCAAGTGAATAGAAAGGAAATTACTAATTTCTTCTCACAAATCCGTTGATGATGATGCCAATACAATACTTGGATCATTATTCATTGATAGCTAAACAGAtaattactaagaaaacaaaattagaaTCGATGAACcagtgagagagaaagagatgaaGACCTGGCCTTTGTAGAGAGTCTTCCCCAAAGAATCCGAAGAAGTAGATGAAGGCGAACCAGAACCACCCGACCTCGAACTCCTCTTTCCATTGGTGACCAAAACGCCGTCCATCACCAGGACCTCCTCCCTCGGCACCGTTCTCACCGGTGAAGACCTCGCCGCCGCCATCAGATTCTCCACCGGAGAGAACGGGTGGCGCCGCTGCTTGAAGCCGTCGACCGGCGACTGAGAGCATCGCAGGTACCTGAGGAGCGGCGAGTCGAGTTCCGCATTCTCGAAGCTTCCTCCTTTCATCAAGTGCTGCGGGCTCAATTTCGGAACTCTCGAGTTGCCGTGAAGGTTCTCCATCGCTGCACAAACACTCACACAGTCATTTGATTTCCATGCCAATTTTCCCGCCAAAAAAGTCCCAGGGAAAAGGAATTTTCAGATTAGATTAACGGAGATGATCAAAGTCGCTTCGGATTAGGGAGACGTACCAATTGCAGAAGACGGAATTAGGTTTCGGATGAAGAACGTAGACGAAGGAACCTATGGAAGTAGCAATGGCAAAGAGGCTAATGCGAAGGAAGCCTAGAAATGAGTCGCCGACTCTGCTCAGTGGCTCTCCATGCTCTGGTACTAGTATTTATAGTTCAATTCCAATTTTTCTATTAAatcatctttttctctctctaaacgGTGGGTGTGACAACTTCTTAAGGATGGAGCGATATATACATTAAGTAAATTTACTGCGATACAGAAAAAGAGTAGTTTGAAATTAGAACATCAATGAATGAAGTCAGTTTTACATGTGAATCAAACAAGTCTACTTAATGTAACGGACTACTGGTAGTAGTTAGGGGTGGACTCGCGAAGCTgaaaaccgaaaaaaaccgcaccAAAACTCGAACCGAGGCTGaaaaaaaaaccgaaccgaagTGCGAAAATCGAACTGAACCAAATATGTGCGGTTAGGTTTTCGGTTTCTGCCCAGTAAAAACCGAATCAAACCGAGAACCGAACTTACCTAATACGACGTCTTTTTGGGGATCCCCGAACTTACCTTATACGGCGACGTTTTGAACACACGAAGAAACCCTAATACCTAGTAGCCCGACCTCGTCCTTCATTTACTCATTCAGTCCTAAACTCCTAATACCTAACTCATTCCTAACCTAATCCATTCGCCGATCGTCGATCGTCGATCTCGTCTAGTCCACTCAGTTCTTCAGTCATCACTGGCTCGCCGTCT contains these protein-coding regions:
- the LOC112180371 gene encoding uncharacterized protein LOC112180371 — translated: MENLHGNSRVPKLSPQHLMKGGSFENAELDSPLLRYLRCSQSPVDGFKQRRHPFSPVENLMAAARSSPVRTVPREEVLVMDGVLVTNGKRSSRSGGSGSPSSTSSDSLGKTLYKGQFVLGKENLRPTRFPGKNKSELCKSTPRSGSCTPSSKSRLVYQIMASAVTEAAAAAAAALSPKLNRTSKTPITVICCRDWSPQDDGIEVVLPSSTEKPPSKADVDEYITASLYGPTTRRRLSVFAEICPE